The Ovis aries strain OAR_USU_Benz2616 breed Rambouillet chromosome 11, ARS-UI_Ramb_v3.0, whole genome shotgun sequence genome window below encodes:
- the CHD3 gene encoding chromodomain-helicase-DNA-binding protein 3 isoform X5 → MASPLRDEEEEEEEMVVSEEEDEEEEEGDEEEEEVEAADEDYEEDDDEGVLGRGPGHDRGRDRHSPPGCHLFPPPPPPPPPPLPPPPPPPPPDKDDIRLLPSTLGVKKRKRGPKKQKENKPGKPRKRKKLDSEEEFGSERDEYREKSESGGSEYGTGPGRKRRRKHREKKEKKTKRRKKGEGEGGQKQVEQKSSATLLLTWGLEDVEHVFSEEDYHTLTNYKAFSQFMRPLIAKKNPKIPMSKMMTILGAKWREFSANNPFKGSAAAVAAAAAAAAAAVAEQVSAAVSSATPIAPSGPPALPPPPAADIQPPPIRRAKTKEGKGPGHKRRSKSPRVPDGRKKLRGKKMAPLKIKLGLLGGKRKKGGSYVLQSDEGPEPEAEESDLDSGSVHSASGRPDGPIRTKKLKRGRPGRKKKKVLGCPAVAGEEEIDGYETDHQDYCEVCQQGGEIILCDTCPRAYHLVCLDPELDRAPEGKWSCPHCEKEGVQWEAKEEEEDYEEDGEEEGEKEEEDDHMEYCRVCKDGGELLCCDACISSYHIHCLNPPLPDIPNGEWLCPRCTCPVLKGRVQKILHWRWGEPPVAVPAPQQADGNPDAPPPRPLQGRSEREFFVKWVGLSYWHCSWAKELQLEIFHLVMYRNYQRKNDMDEPPPLDYGSGEDDGKSDKRKVKDPHYAEMEEKYYRFGIKPEWMTVHRIINHSVDKKGNYHYLVKWRDLPYDQSTWEEDEMNIPEYEDHKQSYWRHRELIMGEDPAQPRKYKKKKKELQGDGPPSSPTNDPTVKYETQPRFITATGGTLHMYQLEGLNWLRFSWAQGTDTILADEMGLGKTIQTIVFLYSLYKEGHTKGPFLVSAPLSTIINWEREFQMWAPKFYVVTYTGDKDSRAIIRENEFSFEDNAIKGGKKAFKMKREAQVKFHVLLTSYELITIDQAALGSIRWACLVVDEAHRLKNNQSKFFRVLNGYKIDHKLLLTGTPLQNNLEELFHLLNFLTPERFNNLEGFLEEFADISKEDQIKKLHDLLGPHMLRRLKADVFKNMPAKTELIVRVELSPMQKKYYKYILTRNFEALNSRGGGNQVSLLNIMMDLKKCCNHPYLFPVAAMESPKLPSGAYEGGALIKASGKLMLLQKMLRKLKEQGHRVLIFSQMTKMLDLLEDFLDYEGYKYERIDGGITGALRQEAIDRFNAPGAQQFCFLLSTRAGGLGINLATADTVIIFDSDWNPHNDIQAFSRAHRIGQANKVMIYRFVTRASVEERITQVAKRKMMLTHLVVRPGLGSKAGSMSKQELDDILKFGTEELFKDENEGENKEEDSSVIHYDNEAIARLLDRNQDATEDTDVQNMNEYLSSFKVAQYVVREEDKIEEIEREIIKQEENVDPDYWEKLLRHHYEQQQEDLARNLGKGKRVRKQVNYNDAAQEDQDNQSEYSVGSEEEDEDFDERPEGRRQSKRQLRNEKDKPLPPLLARVGGNIEVLGFNTRQRKAFLNAVMRWGMPPQDAFTTQWLVRDLRGKTEKEFKAYVSLFMRHLCEPGADGSETFADGVPREGLSRQQVLTRIGVMSLVKKKVQEFEHINGRWSMPELMPDPSADSKRSSRASSPTKTSPTTPEASAANSPCTSKPATPAPSEKGDGIRTPLEKDEAENQEEKPEKNSRIGEKMETEADTPSPSPSLGERLEPRKMPLEDEVPGVPGEMEPEPGYRGDREKSEDVKGERELRSGPPRDEPRSNGRREEKAEKPRFMFNIADGGFTELHTLWQNEERAAISSGKLNEIWHRRHDYWLLAGIVLHGYARWQDIQNDAQFAIINEPFKTEANKGNFLEMKNKFLARRFKLLEQALVIEEQLRRAAYLNLSQEPAHPAMALHARFAEAECLAESHQHLSKESLAGNKPANAVLHKGKGRGGPARGRAHSAASEPAGGVAERHEGGRDPPASHAVPNTPHRSPPSDVRAQHPQPAGQQGHGASPHTGLPPGSIRYTSGVRGGLQRRTRRGPGRRRRQLQPDASRVLHHSRHQRPSSAGEEGEGNGGGTGGRRAGSEGAPNRGGDLYRRLTGSQACPSPRSRPRGRPPAQAPGPAANPPPSPPLGPPLG, encoded by the exons ATAAGGATGACATTCGACTGCTGCCTTCAACATTGGGCGTGAAGAAGAGGAAGCGAGGACCTAAGAAACAGAAGGAGAACAAGCCAGGAAAGCCCCGGAAACGCAAGAAGCTT gACAGCGAGGAGGAATTTGGCTCTGAGCGAGATGAGTACCGGGAGAAGTCAGAGAGTGGAGGCAGTGAATATGGAACCGGACCAGGTCGGAAACGGAGACGGAAGCAccgagaaaaaaaggagaagaagacaaaGCGGCGGAaaaaaggggagggagagggggggcAAAAG CAAGTGGAACAGAAGTCATCAGCAACCCTACTTCTGACCTGGGGCCTGGAGGACGTGGAACATGTGTTCTCCGAGGAAGATTACCACACACTCACCAACTACAAAGCCTTCAGCCAATTCATGAG GCCCCTGATTGCTAAGAAGAATCCTAAGATCCCAATGTCTAAGATGATGACCATTCTCGGGGCCAAGTGGAGAGAGTTCAGCGCCAACAACCCCTTCAAGGGGTCGGCGGCTGCTgtggcagcagcagcggcagccgcGGCGGCAGCTGTAGCTGAGCAGGTGTCAGCCGCTGTCTCCTCGGCCACCCCCATAGCACCTTCCGGACCCCCTGCCCTTCCACCACCCCCTGCTGCTGATATCCAGCCCCCACCCATCCGAAGAGCCAAAACCAAAGAGGGCAAAG GTCCAGGCCACAAGCGGCGGAGTAAGAGCCCCCGAGTGCCTGACGGACGCAAGAAGCTTAGGGGAAAGAAGATGGCACCACTCAAAATCAAGCTAGGGCTGCTGGGTGGCAAGAGAAAGAAGGGCGGCTCG TATGTTTTGCAGAGTGACGAGGGCCCCGAACCGGAGGCCGAGGAATCAGACCTGGACAGCGGCAGTGTCCACAGTGCCTCAGGCCGCCCTGATGGCCCCATCCGCACCAAGAAACTAAAACGAGGCCGgccaggaaggaagaagaagaagg TTCTGGGCTGTCCCGCTgtggctggggaggaggagatTGACGGCTACGAGACAGATCACCAGGATTACTGTGAGGTGTGCCAGCAGGGTGGGGAGATCATTCTGTGTGACACCTGCCCTCGTGCCTACCACCTCGTCTGCCTTGATCCTGAGCTTGACCGGGCTCCTGAGGGCAAGTGGAGCTGCCCTCACTGT GAGAAGGAGGGGGTCCAGTGGGAagccaaggaggaggaggaagactaTGAAGAGGacggggaggaggaaggggagaaggaggaagaagatgacCACATGGAGTATTGCCGCGTGTGCAAGGATGGCGGGGAGCTGCTGTGCTGCGACGCCTGCATCTCCTCCTACCACATCCACTGTCTGAACCCCCCGCTGCCCGACATCCCCAACGGCGAATGGCTGTGTCCCCGATGCACC TGTCCTGTGCTGAAAGGCCGTGTGCAGAAGATCCTGCACTGGCGGTGGGGGGAGCCACCCGTGGCCGTGCCAGCCCCCCAGCAGGCAGACGGGAATCCGGATGCCCCACCTCCACGACCTCTTCAAGGCAGATCCGAGCGAGAGTTCTTTGTCAAATGGGTGGGCCTGTCCTACTGGCACTGCTCCTGGGCCAAGGAGCTGCAG CTGGAAATCTTCCACTTGGTGATGTACCGAAACTACCAACGGAAGAATGACATGGATGAGCCCCCACCCCTGGACTATGGCTCTGGTGAGGACGACGGCAAGAGTGACAAGCGCAAGGTGAAGGACCCGCACTATGCCGAGATGGAGGAGAAGTACTATCGTTTTGGCATCAAGCCAGAGTGGATGACCGTCCACCGGATCATCAACCACAG TGTGGATAAAAAGGGGAATTACCACTATCTAGTGAAATGGAGGGACTTACCCTATGACCAGTCCACATGGGAGGAAGATGAAATGAACATCCCTGAATATGAAGACCACAAGCAGAGCTACTGGAGACACCG AGAACTAATTATGGGGGAGGATCCTGCTCAGCCCCGCAAgtataagaagaagaagaaggagctGCAGGGTGATGGGCCTCCCAGTTCTCCTACTAACGAT CCTACAGTGAAATATGAGACTCAGCCACGCTTCATCACAGCCACAGGAGGCACACTACACATGTATCAGCTGGAGGGATTGAACTGGCTACGCTTCTCATGGGCCCAGGGCACTGATACCATTCTGGCTGATGAAATGGGGCTGGGCAAGACCATACAAACCATCGTCTTCCTCTACTCACTCTATAAGGAG GGCCACACAAAGGGTCCCTTCCTGGTGAGTGCCCCGCTGTCCACCATCATCAACTGGGAGCGGGAGTTCCAGATGTGGGCACCCAAGTTCTATGTAGTAACATACACGGGTGACAAGGACAGCCGAGCCATCATTCGTGAGAATGAGTTTTCCTTTGAAGACAACGCCATCAAAGGTGGCAAGAAAGCTTTTAAGATGAAG AGGGAGGCACAGGTGAAGTTCCATGTTCTCCTGACATCATATGAGCTGATCACCATTGATCAGGCAGCTCTCGGCTCCATCCGCTGGGCCTGTCTCGTGGTGGATGAGGCCCATCGGCTCAAGAACAACCAGTCCAAG TTTTTCAGGGTCCTCAATGGCTACAAGATAGATCATAAGTTGCTGCTGACAGGGACTCCATTGCAGAATAATCTGGAGGAGCTCTTCCATCTACTGAACTTCCTCACCCCAGAGAGGTTTAA CAacctggagggcttcctggaggagtttGCTGACATATCCAAAGAAGACCAAATTAAGAAACTTCATGACTTGCTGGGGCCACACATGCTGCGGAGGCTCAAGGCAGATGTCTTTAAGAACATGCCAGCCAAAACAGAGCTCATCGTTCGCGTGGAGCTGAGCCCCATGCAGAA GAAATACTACAAATACATCCTGACCCGAAATTTTGAGGCCTTGAATTCACGAGGTGGTGGGAACCAGGTGTCGCTGCTGAACATCATGATGGATCTTAAGAAGTGCTGCAACCATCCGTACCTCTTTCCTGTGGCTGCTATG GAGTCCCCCAAACTTCCCAGTGGGGCTTATGAGGGTGGGGCACTTATTAAGGCATCTGGGAAGCTCATGCTGCTGCAGAAGATGCTGCGAAAGCTGAAGGAGCAAGGACACAGAGTGCTCATCTTCTCGCAG aTGACCAAAATGTTAGACTTACTGGAGGACTTCTTAGACTATGAAGGCTACAAGTATGAGCGCATCGATGGCGGCATCACTGGTGCCCTGAGGCAGGAGGCCATTGACCGCTTCAATG CTCCTGGGGCCCAACAATTCTGTTTCCTCCTGTCCACCCGGGCCGGGGGCCTGGGCATCAATCTGGCCACTGCTGACACTGTCATCATCTTCGATTCAGACTGGAACCCCCATAATGATATCCAG GCCTTCAGCCGCGCTCATCGGATCGGCCAGGCCAACAAAGTGATGATTTACCGGTTTGTGACTCGTGCCTCTGTGGAAGAGCGAATCACACAGGTGGCCaagagaaagatgatgctgaCACATCTGGTGGTGCGGCCCGGGCTGGGCTCCAAGGCGGGCTCCATGTCCAAGCAGGAGCTGGACGACATCCTCAAATTTGGTACTGAGGAGCTATTTAAGGATGAAAATGAGG GTGAGAACAAGGAGGAGGACAGCAGTGTGATTCACTATGACAACGAGGCCATTGCTCGGCTCTTGGACCGGAACCAGGATGCAACTGAGGACACTGACGTACAGAACATGAACGAGTATCTCAGCTCCTTCAAGGTGGCCCAGTATGTGGTGCGGGAAGAAGACAAG ATTGAGGAAATTGAACGAGAGATCATCAAGCAGGAAGAGAACGTCGACCCCGACTACTGGGAGAAGCTGCTGCGGCACCACTATGAGCAACAGCAGGAAGACCTGGCGCGGAACCTCGGCAAGGGCAAGCGGGTCCGCAAGCAGGTCAACTACAATGACGCTGCTCAGGAGGACCAAG ATAATCAGTCAGAATACTCAGTGGGATCAGAAGAGGAGGATGAAGACTTTGATGAGCGTCCTGAAG GGCGTCGACAGTCAAAGAGGCAGCTTCGGAATGAAAAGGATAAGCCACTGCCTCCACTGCTGGCTCGAGTTGGGGGCAACATCGAG GTACTGGGATTCAACACCCGTCAGCGGAAGGCCTTCCTCAATGCGGTGATGCGCTGGGGCATGCCCCCGCAGGACGCCTTCACCACCCAGTGGCTGGTGCGGGACCTCAGAGGCAAGACTGAGAAAGAGTTCAA GGCCTATGTGTCTTTGTTCATGCGCCATCTCTGTGAGCCTGGGGCAGACGGCTCTGAAACCTTTGCTGACGGAGTCCCTCGGGAGGGGCTGAGTCGCCAGCAAGTGTTGACCCGCATTGGAGTCATGTCTCTCGTCAAGAAAAAG GTACAGGAGTTCGAGCACATCAATGGGCGCTGGTCTATGCCAGAGCTGATGCCTGACCCCAGTGCTGACTCCAAGCGCTCCTCCAGAGCCTCCTCTCCTACCAAAACATCTCCTACCACTCCTGAGGCCTCGGCTGCAAACAGCCCTTGCACCTCGAAACCTG CTACTCCAGCTCCCAGTGAGAAAGGAGATGGCATAAGGACACCTCTGGAGAAGGATGAAGCAGAAAACCAGGAGGAGAAGCCAGAAAAGAATAGCAGGATTGGGgagaagatggagacagag GCTGATACCCCCAGCccatccccatccctgggagAGCGGCTAGAGCCAAGGAAGATGCCTCTAGAGGATGAGGTGCCAGGGGTACCTGGAGAGATGGAGCCTGAACCTGGGTACCGGGGGGACAGAGAGAAGTCAG AAGATGTGAAAGGGGAGCGGGAGCTTCGGTCTGGGCCTCCTCGAGATGAGCCACGGTCCAATGGGCGACGtgaggagaaggcagagaaaccGCGGTTCATGTTCAACATTGCAGATGGTGGCTTCACAG AGCTTCACACGCTGTGGCAGAATGAGGAGCGGGCGGCTATTTCCTCCGGGAAACTCAACGAGATCTGGCACCGAAGACACGACTATTGGCTCCTGGCTGGGATTGTCCT CCATGGATATGCACGGTGGCAGGACATCCAGAATGATGCTCAGTTTGCCATTATCAATGAGCCATTTAAAACTGAAGCCAATAAGGGGAACTTTctggagatgaaaaataaattcctgGCCCGGAGATTCAAG CTCCTGGAGCAGGCGCTGGTGATTGAGGAGCAGCTGCGGCGGGCGGCCTACCTGAACCTATCACAGGAGCCGGCGCACCCCGCCATGGCCCTCCACGCCCGCTTCGCCGAGGCCGAGTGCCTGGCCGAGAGCCACCAGCACCTCTCCAAGGAGTCGCTGGCGGGGAACAAGCCGGCCAACGCCGTCCTGCACAAGGGTAAGGGCCGCGGCGGCCCCGCGCGGGGGAGGGCCCACAGCGCTGC TTCTGAACCAGCTGGAGGAGTTGCTGAGCGACATGAAGGCGGACGTGACCCGCCTGCCAGCCACGCTGTCCCGAATACCCCCCATCGCAGCCCGCCTTCAGATGTCCGAGCGCAGCATCCTCAGCCGGCTGGCCAGCAAGGGCACGGAGCCTCACCCCACACCG GCCTTCCCCCCGGGTCCATACGCTACACCTCCGGGGTACGGGGCGGCCTTCAGCGCCGCACCCGTCGGGGCCCTGGCCGCCGCAGGCGCCAATTACAGCCAGATGCCAGCAGGGTCCTTCATCACAG CCGCCACCAACGGCCCTCCAGTGCTggtgaagaaggagaaggaaatggtggggGCACTGGTGGCAGACGGGCTGGATCGGAAGGAGCCCCGAACCGGGGAGGTGATCTGTATAGACGACTGACCGGATCCCAGGCCTGCCCTTCACCCAGGTCCCGGCCTCGAGGTCGACCCCCAGCTCAGGCTCCGGGGCCTGCTGCCAATCCTCCACCTTCCCCTCCCCTTGGGCCACCACTGGGCTAG